ATCGCGTTTCAGCCATTCTTCGACTTCTTCTTTCGTCCGGTACTTGGCTGGGTCCGACATCGAGTGGCCGCGGAAACGGTAAGTTTTGGCTTCGATCAAGATCGGTAAGTTTTCCGTGCGGGCGCGTTTGGCGGCGCGCCGTACCGCTTCCCGCACTTCCAAAACGTCATCGCCATTGACGATCTCTTGCGCCATGGGGTAACCCCTAGCGCGCACGGCTACGTCCCCGACCGCGAGGGTACGGTACAGCGGAGTGCCCATCGAGTACATGTTGTTCTCGCAGATGAAGACGACCGGGAGTTTCCAGAGCGCGGCCAAGGCCATGCCTTCATGAAAGGCACCCATATTCGCCGTACCCTCGCCGAAAAAGCACAGCGTGATGTCTTGATCGCCACGGTACTTCGAGGCAAAGGCGATGCCGGCAGCAATTGGAATATGGCCGCCGACAATCGCATGTCCACCCATGAAGCGTTTGCTCACGTCGAAGAAGTGCATGGACCCGCCGCGTCCTTTGGAGCACCCGGTCGCCTTGCCGAACAATTCGGCCATGGCCGCGTTCATGTCGCCCACGCGCACGAGATAGTGGGCATGTTCGCGATAGGTCGCCAGAATGTAATCGGTCGGTTCGACTGCCAGAATCGACCCCACGGCGACCGCCTCCTCGCCGTTGTAAAGGTGGAGGAAGCCACCGATCTTTCCACGAGTGTAGCAGCGCGCCGCCTCCTCCTCGAAGCGGCGGATGCGGGTCATGTCGCGGTATAGTAACAGCATTACATCTCTATCCATGAGATCTCCTTCAAGTTGTCAAAGAAAAGCCGACCGTCTTTCAGCGGCCCTTCGGCATGTGTAAGACACGTTCGGCAATAATGTTTCGTTGAATTTCCGAGGTCCCGGCTTCGATGGTGTTCGCCTTGGAACGGAGGAAATTGTACTGCCACCGCCCGCCTTCCATCGCCCATGGAGAATCCCGCAGCAGTTGACCATATGGCCCCTGCACCAGCATCGCCGTGTCTTGCATCCGCTGGTTCAGCTCGCTCCACCAGAGCTTGAGAATGGACCCTTCCGGACCCGGCGTGCCACCGCGTAGGAGGCGAGTAAAGTTGCGGAAGCAATTGAGCTTGAGAATTTCCACGTCGATGCGATGTTGGGCGAGCTGTTGGCGGACCTGAAGATCTTGCGTCGCCGGGCGACCGTTGAGCGTGGCTTGATCGGCCAGCCCGACGAGATTGTCGTAGATGATCTTGAAGCGCGCCTGGGTGCCGAAAGACGCGGTTCCGCGCTCGTTCATCAGCGTCGTGAGCGCCACTCCCCAACCGTTATTGAGTTCTCCTACCAAGTTGGCGCGCGGGACGTGCACATCCTCGAAGAAGACTTCGTTAAATTCGGACTCGCCGGTCATCTGCCGCAGCGGGCGCACGGTGATGCCGGGGCTTTTCATATCGACGAGAATGTAGGAAATACCGCGATGCTTCGGCGCGTCGGGGTCGGTACGCACCAGGAGCATACACCAGTCGGAAATCTGCGCCAGACTCGTCCAGACCTTTTGTCCATTGACGACGAACTCATCGCCCTGCAGCTCGGCACGGGTGCGGATCGAAGCCACGTCCGAGCCCGAACCCGGCTCGGAGAAGCCTTGGCACCAAATCTCTTCACAATTCAGAATTTTGCGCAGATGGCGCGTCTTCTGCTCTTCCGTGCCATGCACGATGATGGTCGGTCCCGCCATGCCCAGGCCAAGAACGTTGAGCGGGCCGGGGGCTTCCACGCGCGCCATCTCTTCATTGAAGATCGCCATCTCGATCATCGACGCGCCACGGCCGCCGTACTCTTTCGGCCAGGAGAGGCCCAAATATTCACCGTCATAGAGTTTCCGCTGCCAATCGCGCAAGAAAGCGATGCGTTCCCTGCCCTTTGGCGCGCGAAAGGTCGAGCCCCACCCCGGGGGCAGGTTCTGTTGCAACCACTCGCGCAGGTCTTGGCGAAACTGTTCTTCTTCGAGGGAAAACGAGAAATCCATACCATTGCTCCTTAATTGAATCATTGAGTGATTGAGTCATCGGGCCATCGGAAGATCGAACTATTCTTTTCCGTCCTCAATGACTCAATGGCCAAACGAGTCATTGACTCAATCTGCCCTTACTCAGGGCTCAGCACTCGGAACTACTCTAGCCGCGCCTTGCCCTTTCCAACATCTCCTGCGCATGGCGTTTCGCTTCAGCGGAAATCTCCACGCCACTGAGCATGCGGGCGAGTTCTTGCAGTTGTTCTTCAGCGGTGAGCTGCCGCGCCGAGGACACCGTGCGGTTCTTGAGCAGACGCTTTTCTACGGTATAGGCGTGATCGGCGAAGGCGGCGATCTGCGGGACGTGGGTGATGCACAGCACCTGTCGATTGTGCGAGAGGGCTTTGAGCCGCCGGCCCACCGCCTCTGCGACCGCACCGCCGACCCCGGCATCGACTTCATCGAAGATAAGCGTGGGTGCGTCGCCAACGGCAGCGCTCAAGGCTTTGAGCGCCAGCATGAGCCGCGACAGTTCGCCGCCGGACGCGACTTGCGCCAACGGTAGTAACGGTTCGCCGGGATTCGCCGACAGATAAAACTCCGCTCGGTCGCAGCCCAGGCTCCGTAGCCGCTGCCGCCCGCGCACGAAAGGGCTGTCTATCTTGTCCTCATCCGTGGTCTCGCCGAACTCGGCAAACCGCACCTGAAACGTCGCGCCCTTCATGCCCAACAACGCCAGCTCTTTGGCCATTTGCGACTCCAAGGCCTGGGCGGCGGAGCGCCGTGCATGGGAAAGCCTCTGCGCCTTTTCCCACGCTTTGGCTGCCGCAGCTTCGACTTCGTGACGCAGTGCAGTCACCGTCTCTTCTCCGCCTTCGATGTGTTGCAGTTCGTGAGCGAACGTTTCTTGCAGCGCCAGCGTCGCCTCGATGCTGCCGCCGTATTTGTGTTTGAGCCGTGAGAGCAGCGCCAGCCGCGTTTCGATCTCTTCTAAGCGTTCCGGGTTGATGTGCAAGCGTTGGCCATAGCGACGGAGTTGCAGCGCCGCTTCCTCGATCTGCGCCAGTCCCCCAGTCAGCAGAGCGACAACGTCTTGCAGACTCGCGTCGATCCTGGCCAGTTCGCGCAGGCGGGTGAGCAGTCGTCCGAGTCGATCGGTTACCGCTTCTTCGCCAGCGGCCAGCAAGGCTTCCCCAGCCGTCGCGCCCTGAACCAAGCGCTCGGAGTTCATCAGCACGGTTTTTTCCTGCCGCAGCGTTTCGTCCTCACCTGGGCGTAGCTCGGCACGCGCAATCTCATCGACCTGAAAGCGCAGGAGTTCGCGTCGTGCTTCGGCGGCGGCCTTCCCCATCGTTAATGCCTGGAGGTGTTCCCAGGTTTGCCGGAGTGTCTGATGACACTGCGCCATCTCGGCGCGGTGTTTGTACAAGTCGGCAAAATCGTCGAGCAAGTCGATTGCAGCTTCGGCTTCGAGCAATACTTGTTGCTCGTGTTGCCCGTAGATATGCATCAGATTGTCCGCCAACTGACGGAGGACAGTGACCGTGGCGGCCCCACCGTTCACATAGACCCGGCTCCGCCCATTCTGCGTCAGGACCCGCCGCACCAACAACTCCTCTTCAACTGCATAGCCACCGCCTTCGAGCAGCGGGGTGACACGAGCATCCGGGGCGGTAAAAACGGCTTCGACGATCGCTTCCTGCGTGTCATGACGAATCAGCTCCGCTGTCGCACGCCCACCGATCGCCAACCCCAGGGCTTGCATCAAGAGACTTTTGCCGGCTCCGGTCTCTCCGGTGATGACATTCAAACCTTCCTCGAAGGACAATTCCAGTTCATCGATCAGCGCCAGATTTCTGACCCGTAAATGTCTGAGCATGATGCACTACCAGTTCAACCGCACGCCGCCGCCGCAGCTTGTTGCCTCTCCGTGTCCATTCTTATGTTGCTGTCTCTCTAACTAGCTTTTTCGCGTCAGGTTCGTAAGTATCGTCGCCCCCGCTTCGATGCGCGCCGGTCAAGAACAAGGAGGTGGACTCTGGGAACCGAGAGTGGTAGACATTCAGCCCGGGTTTGCGCACGTGCCGACATGAACCGCTTTTTTCCCCTCGTATTGGAGAACATCTTCCGCAATGATCGTAAAGAGCGACGGCCCTCGTCCCCATCGCGACGTCGAACGGTCTACGCGGTAACGCTTCTCGTCGGATGTTTCTCCTATGGGTCCACGGTTGTTTCTACCGCAGCGTCACTCAGCCAGCAAACGAGCGACCTGTTACGCCAACAGATTGAAACGTGGCGCACGCCACCTCCTGAACCAAGCCCCGCGCCCGCTGTGACTCTTCCTCCTGGACCCTCCGTGCCCTCTGCTCCTTTAGCAACGGATGTTCCCAATACCACGCCACCGACGGCTCAACCGAGCGAGCAACCGCCATCGGTCAAAGCTCTGCCGCCACCAAAATTTCTCGTAGGGGAGGACATCCTTAGTACCGCAACGATGCTCGCGCGGTTTTACGAAGGACGTAATTATCGCCCGGCGTGGAGCGATGACAGCGGGCCGCTCCCGCGCGCGGAGACGCTCCTCCAAACGATTCGAGCACAAGCCGGGAAAGAGGGACTGCGAGCGGAAGACTATCGTCTCGCCCAATTGGGCAAACTGCTCCGCCAGGCGAGCCACACGACCCCGGGACAACCCTCCGCCGATGCCCGCGCACTCACCGACCTCGATTTCCTTCTGACGGATACGTTCTTGCTCTACGGTACTCGCCTCTCGATCGGGAAGCCCACCTTCAACGCCCTGAGAGCCGAGTGGTTCGAGCAACAACAGAAAACCGACCTCGTGCACGCCTTGCAGGACGCGGTCGAGACAGACCGTGTTGACGCCGCTCTCACAGCGCTCGTCGTTCGACATCCCGGCTATACGCAATTGCGCGAAGCTCTGGCGCACCATCGCGCCGTTGCCGAGCGCGGAGGCTGGCCGCGCGTCTCCGCCGGCTTCGACCTGCGCCCTGGAGATCGCGACCGTCGCGTCGCCCAACTCCGCGCTCGACTCCAGGCCACCGGGGAATTGGCATCCGAATCCACAACCGAAAACACACGGACCAATGCACCAAATGCACCTGCCCACAAAGCCGAGGCACGGAAGTCCAATCCCGGCAACGACGAAGAGTATAACGCCTCGCTTGAAGTCGCCGTCAAAAAGTTTCAACAACGCCACGGACTAGAACCGGACGGTGTTGTTGGCGGCGGAACGCTGGCAGCGCTCAATGTTTCCGTAGAAACTCGCATCCAGCAGATCTTGGCCAATATGGACCGCTGGCGCGCCTTGCCGCGAAACCTTGGCGGCCGTTATGTCGCTATTAACGTGGCCAACTTTACGCTTGACGTGGTGGAGAAGGGGCAATCCGCTCTCCACATGAAGGTGGTCGTGGGAAAAATGATGGAAAAGCGCTCCACGCCGACCTTCAGCGCGCCGATGACCCACATCGTGCTCAATCCCTACTGGCATGTCCCCAAGAGCATTGCCGAAGAAGAACTGTTCCCGCTCTCGCGCAAGGACCCGAAGTACTTTGCCAAGAACAAATTCACCGTGCGCAAAGTCGCCGTCGGAGAGAAGCTGATTCCCGACCCCAATGCCACGGACGGCTCCCTGATCGCCACGACAGTGTATCAGTACCGGCTTCGACAGGAGCCGGGGCCAAAGAATGCCCTGGGGCGGGTCAAATTCATCTTTCCCAACGCGCATGGCGTGTACCTACACGACACTCCTTCCAAAGCTTTATTCGACCGCGCCGTGCGCACGTTTAGCCACGGCTGCATTCGGGTAGAACGGCCCATTGACCTCGCGGAGCATCTGCTGCACGACTCCGCTAAATGGACGCGGGACGACATTCAGACCACGCTCGACCGACTCAAAGAGAAAACTGTCTGGTTACCAGAGCCGGTGCCGGTGTACATCCAATACTGGACGGCATGGGTGGACCGCGACGGTATCATGCAATTCAGAAACGACATCTATGGCTATGACAACACCCCGGGAGCACAACTGCCGGTGACGGTCGCGAAGAAACCACGCCCAGCACCGACGCCCCAAATTCCGCAAATTCTGCTAGAACCGCAATCTCCCCAGCCTGCTCCACAAGATGGACCACCCGCGTCTTCGGTGCCCTTGGAGACGCGGCCTGCCCTCCCAGTAGAGCCACAGCACACTCTCTAGGAATCGACGATGGAATGGTTATCGAACGATTCGCTTCGCACCCAGAAGCCGATGAACAGGCAAAACCGGTGGTCGCGTAGCAATGTAACGTTGCTGTCGTTCTTTCTTGGCCTCTGCCTCTTCTGTTTTCCGCCTCCCCTCGATGCGAAATCTTCTGCCCCGAAGAAGAAAAAGGGAACTGCGGTCACGCAATCTCACCCGGCGACGCGTTCTCGCGCCACGGTACAACGGGGAAAGATTCCTGTTCGATCCAAGGGAACAGCTCGAACGCAGACGCGGACGAAGTCGCGCCGCTTCACCAAGACGTCGGCAACGGGAACTCGTCGCCGTGGGCATCAGCGTCACCTTGCCGCCCTGGCATCACGGACCGCCGCTGCAGCTGCCGCCAGAGAAGCCACGCGCCGTGTGTTAATCGCAACCAACTACGACGACACGTTTCCCCCTACGCCCTACGCTCCAGAAATGGCACCGTTTCCCGTGTTGTTGAACGGAAAACCGCTGCCCTTCCGCACCAACAGCGCTTTCGTGTTGCCAGGAGAGACCGTCACACTCACGGTCGGAAAAACGAAAAAGAAAAACGCCTACGCGCTCCAGAGCCCGTTCAAGACCGAATCGATGGAGCCAAATCGCTGGTCGTGGCAAGCGCCGCACGAGGTGGGACTCTATCCCGTCAAGATCTTGCATTCGGCCTGGGGGGCCACAGTGCAGCTTAATGTTTTCGTCCTGGCACCCTTGTCTCGGATTGAGGACGGCAGTCTGAACGGATACCCGATCGGCAATTATCCCACGGCCCCGTTGCGGCAGCTCGAAGCGTACACGCTGCCGCGAGGGTTCGTCGAAGTGACCGAAGCCAACGAGAACACGCTTCTCACGCCGCATTTCCGCTTGCGGCAGTTCCTCTGCAAACAAGAGAGCGACTATCCCAAGTACGTGGCCCTCGACGCGCGTTTGCTCATGGTTCTCGAAACCATCCTGAAGAAAGTAAACGAGCAAGGCCATCAGTGTCCGACGTTGTCGGTCATGAGCGGCTACCGGACTCCTCACTACAACCGGGCGATCGGTAACTCGACTTCCTATAGCCGCCATCTATGGGGCGATGCCGCAGATATTTTCGTGGATGCGCATCCACGGGATGGCGTGATGGACGATCTCAACGGCGACGGCGTCATCGACCTCCACGATACCGAAGTGTTGTACGACATCGTGTTCGACCTGTATGAGCCGCGCGTGCAGCAATTTCTTACCGACGGATTCGGGAATGCCTCGATCTTGCAGCAATTGGGGGCCACCGGCTTCGTGGACAATAGACAGCTCCAGCGCCACATGACCGGCGGTCTGGCGCGCTATCGGGAAAGCGGCGGGCATGGTCCGTTCGTTCATGTGGACGTGCGCGGCATTTTCACGCGCTGGGGGCGCTGAGGCCGTCGCTTTCCACGCCTCTAGTCTCTGCCGTGGTTCTGCGATAGGGTCGGCCCGTAGAAAACGAAGAAAGGAGCTTCTATGGCCGACAATTTTTACACCCCAGAAGGTATCAAAGGCTTACGCAAGTTACGCGACCTACGCCCCGGTCTGTTTAAGGCATTCACGGAGTTCGACACTAAAGTTTTCGAGGAAGGCGCACTCCCCGTCAAAACCAAAGAGCTGATTGCCATCGCCGCCGCACATATCACCCAGTGCCCCTACTGCATCGACACACACGTGAAACGTGCAAAGAGTGCCGGGGCCACCGACGAAGAAGTGGCGGAAAGCGTCTTTGTCGCGATGGCGTTGGGTGCCGGCGGCGCCTTCGCCCACGGCAGCATTGCCATGCACTCGCTCGCCCACGATTAATCCTCTGTACTCATCGCACCGCCCCGCGTTTGGACAACCTCCAATCTGCTTCTCTCCACGCGGGGCGACAAGTTACATGGAAGCAGACTACTTGATCGTGCTTGCTCAGCCGGAGCATCTCTCTGAGTTGCCGGAAATCGAGCGGCAAGCGGCCTCTTTATTTCGTGGATGGAACGTTCCTGCTGCCGTTATCGAAGAGACGACACCGCTTGCAGAGTTCCAAGCCGCACAGGCCGAGGATCATCTGTGGGTAGCCTTGTCGCCTCAACATCATCCCGTGGGCTTCGCCCTCACCGAACCAGACGGAATCACACTCCATCTCGAAGAAATCGACGTGCACCCTCGACACGGACGCCGTGGGGTCGGCAAAGCCTTGGTGGAAGCGGTCTGTGCATGGGCACGAGACCATGGTTATATCGCAATCACCCTGACCACTTACCGGGACATTCCATGGAACGCGCCGTTTTATGCCAAGCTCGGGTTTGAGGTGCTTAGTGCTGAAGAGTTGACTGCCGAACTTCGATTGCGGGTAGATGATGAAGCGACGCGCGGTCTCGACTCAGCCCGGCGAGTGGTTATGCGGAACGAGTTGTAGCGCACGGGTCTGCAAACCAGAAATCCAGTCAGGAGAATGACAGCCTGCCTCACTAGGATGCTCAATCGGAAGGTGACAATCCTCTTCGCTGTTGTCTCGCTGAAGAGGCTATGTCAGAGTGAAGCGGAAAAGTCCGGGAAGGACCACCTTATGAAAGTACGGAAACGCACGGAGCTTGGACAATACATCGTCGCCGACCCAGAGATCTGTCATGGTCAAATGACGTTCAAGGGCACGCGTATCATGGTCAGGAGCGTGCTGTATTACGTCTCTAAAGGCAAGGATTGGGATTGGATCTCACAAGAGTACTCCGGTAAGGTCAATCGCGAAGCGATTGCTGAAGCTGTCAGTTTGGCTGGTGAGGCGTTGCTTGAAAAAATGGGAGAGCAACAGTACGCAGCATGAACATTTTGGATGAGGACATTGGCCAGAGCCAGGGCCAACACCTTGCCGGTCGGAAGATTCATTTCTGGAAGATAGGTGCCGGAGTTGGCCGCGCTGGAATGAAGGACCGAGAAGATATCCTTCCGCTGTTGCATCGGTTGAAACAGCCGACCTTTTTTACGTTGGATCACGGATTTTATCATCCCACGTTGCGGCACCAACGATACTGTTTGGTCTTTCTCGATGTGTGGGACGATGAAGCCGCCGAATACATCCGCCGTCTTCTCCGTCATTCGGAGTTTCGCACCCGAGCCCAACGGATGGGCAAAGTTGTGCGTGTCCGCCATAGCGGAGTCAACTACTGGCAAATAGAGGAGAAAGAAGAACGAACGGCGAGCTGGTGAGCGATGCGCTTGCCGTGCCGGATAACCTCCGGTGCTTCGGTTTTCTGTCCAGAACGCTTCCCCCTCCCACTTGTCCTCGCGGCGAAGTCCAGATAGGCGATGAGGCGGTTGCCGAACGCCACAACAAGAGGACGGGGTCATGCTACAACAAGCCTACGATTTTCGCGACGAATGCGAGGATCTCTTTGCGCTCCTCGACACGGTAGAGGATCACGATTGGGGAAAAACCACCCAGTTCAAAGAGTGGACCGTTAACGATGTCGTCGCGCATTTGCACTTTGGAAACTACCTTGCCGATTTGTCGTTGCGAGACAGCGCCGCCTTTCTCGATTTCATCCGCAACTTCACAGCCGCGAGTAAGCACGCGACCGGACGCTTGGCCGCCACTCATGCGTGGCTTGCGGGAACGAAGAATCACGCCCTGCTGCAACGCTGGCGTGAGTTCTCCCTAGAGATGACGGAGCGATTCGCGGTTGCCGATCCCTCGAAGCGGGTCAAATGGGTCGGGCCCGACATGAGCGTCCGTTCCAGCATTACCGCGCGGCTCATGGAAACCTGGGCGCATGGGCAGGCGGTCTACGATGTGCTCGGCCAAGTGCGACACCACGCCGACCGGATTAAAAACGTCGCGGTTCTCGGCATAAATACCTTTGGCTGGACCTTTACGAACCGGAGACTCCCCGTACCAACGGACTCGCCCTACGTTCGGCTCACCGCCCCGTCGGGGGCGATCTGGGAATGGAACTCCCCGACACTGGAGAACTGTATCGAAGGCAGCGCGGTGGAGTTCTGCCAAGTCGTCGCTCAGACGCGGAACCTCGGCGACACTGCGCTACGGGTTGTCGGTGAAACTGCTACGACTTGGATGGCCATGGCCCAGTGCTTTGCCGGCCCACCGGAAACTCCGCCGGCAGCGGGCCGGCGCTTCCGACAAACGTGACGGCTTTTCCTCTGTCACCGATGAAAATTTTGTTTTCCAAGAAGCAGGAGTGGGAAAGCACGATCTCGATGGGGTTTCAGGCTACGTCGCATGAGCTTGTCTTCGAAGAGTTTTCTCCCGCCAATATCGGCAACTCCGATCTTGTCGTGCCGCTGACCGTTCGGGATACGAGGTACCTTGCCGAGATGCGTCCGCTCGTTGCCCGTAACCCGCTGCCCATTCCCAGTCTGGAAAGCATCGAGCTGTGCAACAATAAATCGCTCTTCAATCGCACGCTCATGGACAATGGATTCGAGAGGCTGATCCCTCAGATTGGTGGGACACTTCCTTATCCGTACATCTTGAAAAAGAACATCGACGAGTGGGGGAAAAATAGCCATATCGTTTGGGATGCGCGACAAGAGCGGGATTTTTCCGATATTCTCGCCCACCCGGACTATTTCCGCCAAGCA
The window above is part of the Deltaproteobacteria bacterium genome. Proteins encoded here:
- the pdhA gene encoding pyruvate dehydrogenase (acetyl-transferring) E1 component subunit alpha; the protein is MDRDVMLLLYRDMTRIRRFEEEAARCYTRGKIGGFLHLYNGEEAVAVGSILAVEPTDYILATYREHAHYLVRVGDMNAAMAELFGKATGCSKGRGGSMHFFDVSKRFMGGHAIVGGHIPIAAGIAFASKYRGDQDITLCFFGEGTANMGAFHEGMALAALWKLPVVFICENNMYSMGTPLYRTLAVGDVAVRARGYPMAQEIVNGDDVLEVREAVRRAAKRARTENLPILIEAKTYRFRGHSMSDPAKYRTKEEVEEWLKRDPIRLLADRIYDLGIASEAQLKAIDDEAKHDVAEAVKFAEESPTPAPETLFDDIYAEEQPVPDVEKVVALPRRASAGA
- a CDS encoding acyl-CoA dehydrogenase, translating into MDFSFSLEEEQFRQDLREWLQQNLPPGWGSTFRAPKGRERIAFLRDWQRKLYDGEYLGLSWPKEYGGRGASMIEMAIFNEEMARVEAPGPLNVLGLGMAGPTIIVHGTEEQKTRHLRKILNCEEIWCQGFSEPGSGSDVASIRTRAELQGDEFVVNGQKVWTSLAQISDWCMLLVRTDPDAPKHRGISYILVDMKSPGITVRPLRQMTGESEFNEVFFEDVHVPRANLVGELNNGWGVALTTLMNERGTASFGTQARFKIIYDNLVGLADQATLNGRPATQDLQVRQQLAQHRIDVEILKLNCFRNFTRLLRGGTPGPEGSILKLWWSELNQRMQDTAMLVQGPYGQLLRDSPWAMEGGRWQYNFLRSKANTIEAGTSEIQRNIIAERVLHMPKGR
- the recN gene encoding DNA repair protein RecN, which produces MLRHLRVRNLALIDELELSFEEGLNVITGETGAGKSLLMQALGLAIGGRATAELIRHDTQEAIVEAVFTAPDARVTPLLEGGGYAVEEELLVRRVLTQNGRSRVYVNGGAATVTVLRQLADNLMHIYGQHEQQVLLEAEAAIDLLDDFADLYKHRAEMAQCHQTLRQTWEHLQALTMGKAAAEARRELLRFQVDEIARAELRPGEDETLRQEKTVLMNSERLVQGATAGEALLAAGEEAVTDRLGRLLTRLRELARIDASLQDVVALLTGGLAQIEEAALQLRRYGQRLHINPERLEEIETRLALLSRLKHKYGGSIEATLALQETFAHELQHIEGGEETVTALRHEVEAAAAKAWEKAQRLSHARRSAAQALESQMAKELALLGMKGATFQVRFAEFGETTDEDKIDSPFVRGRQRLRSLGCDRAEFYLSANPGEPLLPLAQVASGGELSRLMLALKALSAAVGDAPTLIFDEVDAGVGGAVAEAVGRRLKALSHNRQVLCITHVPQIAAFADHAYTVEKRLLKNRTVSSARQLTAEEQLQELARMLSGVEISAEAKRHAQEMLERARRG
- a CDS encoding L,D-transpeptidase family protein; the encoded protein is MPSAPLATDVPNTTPPTAQPSEQPPSVKALPPPKFLVGEDILSTATMLARFYEGRNYRPAWSDDSGPLPRAETLLQTIRAQAGKEGLRAEDYRLAQLGKLLRQASHTTPGQPSADARALTDLDFLLTDTFLLYGTRLSIGKPTFNALRAEWFEQQQKTDLVHALQDAVETDRVDAALTALVVRHPGYTQLREALAHHRAVAERGGWPRVSAGFDLRPGDRDRRVAQLRARLQATGELASESTTENTRTNAPNAPAHKAEARKSNPGNDEEYNASLEVAVKKFQQRHGLEPDGVVGGGTLAALNVSVETRIQQILANMDRWRALPRNLGGRYVAINVANFTLDVVEKGQSALHMKVVVGKMMEKRSTPTFSAPMTHIVLNPYWHVPKSIAEEELFPLSRKDPKYFAKNKFTVRKVAVGEKLIPDPNATDGSLIATTVYQYRLRQEPGPKNALGRVKFIFPNAHGVYLHDTPSKALFDRAVRTFSHGCIRVERPIDLAEHLLHDSAKWTRDDIQTTLDRLKEKTVWLPEPVPVYIQYWTAWVDRDGIMQFRNDIYGYDNTPGAQLPVTVAKKPRPAPTPQIPQILLEPQSPQPAPQDGPPASSVPLETRPALPVEPQHTL
- a CDS encoding carboxymuconolactone decarboxylase family protein translates to MADNFYTPEGIKGLRKLRDLRPGLFKAFTEFDTKVFEEGALPVKTKELIAIAAAHITQCPYCIDTHVKRAKSAGATDEEVAESVFVAMALGAGGAFAHGSIAMHSLAHD
- a CDS encoding GNAT family N-acetyltransferase; amino-acid sequence: MEADYLIVLAQPEHLSELPEIERQAASLFRGWNVPAAVIEETTPLAEFQAAQAEDHLWVALSPQHHPVGFALTEPDGITLHLEEIDVHPRHGRRGVGKALVEAVCAWARDHGYIAITLTTYRDIPWNAPFYAKLGFEVLSAEELTAELRLRVDDEATRGLDSARRVVMRNEL
- a CDS encoding DUF433 domain-containing protein, encoding MKVRKRTELGQYIVADPEICHGQMTFKGTRIMVRSVLYYVSKGKDWDWISQEYSGKVNREAIAEAVSLAGEALLEKMGEQQYAA
- a CDS encoding TIGR03084 family protein, with product MLQQAYDFRDECEDLFALLDTVEDHDWGKTTQFKEWTVNDVVAHLHFGNYLADLSLRDSAAFLDFIRNFTAASKHATGRLAATHAWLAGTKNHALLQRWREFSLEMTERFAVADPSKRVKWVGPDMSVRSSITARLMETWAHGQAVYDVLGQVRHHADRIKNVAVLGINTFGWTFTNRRLPVPTDSPYVRLTAPSGAIWEWNSPTLENCIEGSAVEFCQVVAQTRNLGDTALRVVGETATTWMAMAQCFAGPPETPPAAGRRFRQT